In Pseudomonas hamedanensis, a single window of DNA contains:
- a CDS encoding low molecular weight protein-tyrosine-phosphatase, with translation MRVLFVCLGNICRSPTAEGVLRHKLREAGLADQVEVASAGTGDWHVGNPPDKRSQAAAKLRGYDLSLQRAQQVSRADFASYDLILAMDNSNLRNLKALQPSTGKAELDLFLRRYAGLVDEVPDPYYDGDQGFEQVLDLIEAACDQLLIEVKGRL, from the coding sequence ATGCGCGTTCTGTTTGTGTGCCTGGGCAACATCTGCCGGTCGCCCACGGCCGAAGGTGTGTTGCGCCATAAATTGCGCGAAGCGGGGCTGGCGGATCAGGTTGAAGTAGCCTCTGCGGGGACCGGCGACTGGCATGTCGGCAATCCGCCGGACAAACGCAGTCAGGCCGCCGCGAAACTGCGCGGATATGACCTGTCGCTGCAACGCGCGCAACAGGTCAGCCGCGCCGACTTCGCCAGCTACGACCTGATTCTGGCGATGGACAACAGCAACCTGCGCAACCTCAAGGCCTTGCAACCGTCTACCGGCAAGGCCGAACTGGATCTGTTCCTGCGTCGCTACGCCGGTCTGGTCGATGAGGTGCCGGACCCGTATTACGACGGCGACCAGGGTTTCGAGCAAGTGCTGGACCTGATCGAAGCGGCTTGCGACCAACTGCTGATCGAAGTGAAGGGCCGGTTATGA
- the kdsB gene encoding 3-deoxy-manno-octulosonate cytidylyltransferase: MTTAFTVVIPSRYASTRLPGKPLLDIGGKPMIQHVWEQASKSSASRVVVATDDARIVEACKGFGAEVVLTREDHNSGTDRLAEVAAKLGLEPDAIVVNVQGDEPLIPPSVIDQVAANLAAHTEARMATLAEPIEDVETLFNPNVVKVVSDLNGLALTFSRATLPWARDAFAKSREQLPEGVPYRRHIGIYAYRAGFLQDFVNWGPCWLENTESLEQLRALWHGVRIHVADALIAPPTGVDTIEDLERVRRLLEA, encoded by the coding sequence ATGACCACTGCCTTCACCGTTGTCATTCCATCACGTTACGCCTCGACCCGTCTGCCGGGCAAACCGCTGCTGGATATCGGCGGCAAGCCAATGATCCAGCACGTCTGGGAGCAGGCGAGCAAAAGCAGCGCCAGCCGGGTCGTGGTCGCGACTGACGATGCGCGCATCGTCGAGGCCTGCAAGGGATTCGGCGCTGAAGTGGTGCTGACCCGTGAAGATCACAATTCCGGCACCGATCGTCTGGCCGAAGTGGCGGCGAAGCTGGGCCTTGAGCCGGACGCAATCGTAGTCAACGTGCAGGGCGACGAGCCGCTGATTCCGCCGAGCGTGATCGATCAGGTGGCGGCCAACCTGGCCGCCCACACCGAAGCACGGATGGCCACGCTGGCCGAGCCGATCGAAGACGTCGAGACGCTGTTCAACCCGAACGTGGTCAAGGTCGTCAGCGACCTCAATGGCCTGGCGCTGACATTCAGCCGTGCCACGCTGCCGTGGGCGCGCGATGCGTTCGCCAAAAGCCGCGAGCAACTGCCGGAAGGCGTCCCCTATCGCCGCCACATCGGCATCTACGCCTACCGCGCCGGTTTCCTGCAGGATTTCGTGAACTGGGGCCCTTGCTGGCTGGAAAACACCGAATCGCTCGAACAGCTGCGTGCCCTGTGGCATGGCGTGCGCATTCATGTCGCCGATGCGTTGATCGCGCCGCCGACCGGTGTCGACACGATCGAAGACCTTGAGCGCGTTCGCCGCCTGCTGGAGGCGTGA
- a CDS encoding Trm112 family protein, protein MDTKLLDILACPVCKGPLKLSADKTELISKGAGLAYPIRDGIPVMLESEARTLTTDERLDK, encoded by the coding sequence ATGGACACCAAATTGCTCGACATCCTCGCCTGCCCCGTGTGCAAAGGCCCGCTCAAGCTCAGCGCCGACAAGACCGAACTGATCAGCAAGGGCGCCGGTCTGGCGTACCCGATCCGTGACGGCATCCCGGTGATGCTGGAAAGCGAAGCCCGCACCCTGACCACCGACGAGCGTCTGGATAAATGA
- the lpxK gene encoding tetraacyldisaccharide 4'-kinase, protein MSLSDRLLAAWYQGHPALTLLRPLEMLYRRVVVNKRQRFLDGEGEIYQSPVPLIVVGNITVGGTGKTPMILWLIEHCRRRGLRVGVVSRGYGAKPPQLPWRVEAGHSAEVAGDEPLLIVQRTGVPLMIDPDRSAAVKALLASEPLDLILSDDGMQHYRLARDLELVLIDAARGLGNKRCLPAGPLREPIERLKSVDGVLFNGALDDRDDGFAFRLQPTALVNLRSGERKPLDHFPAGQAVHAVAGIGNPQRFFNTLEALDWRAVPHAFADHAEYSVQALNFTPSLPLVMTEKDAVKCRAFAADDWWYLAVDAVPSPAFVAWFDTQLIRLLPDRLLP, encoded by the coding sequence ATGAGCCTGTCCGATCGTTTGCTCGCCGCGTGGTACCAGGGGCACCCGGCCCTGACGCTGCTGCGGCCGCTGGAAATGCTTTACCGCCGCGTGGTGGTCAACAAGCGTCAGCGCTTTCTCGACGGTGAAGGTGAAATCTATCAGTCGCCGGTTCCGTTGATCGTGGTCGGCAATATCACCGTCGGCGGCACCGGCAAAACGCCGATGATCCTCTGGCTGATCGAGCATTGCCGCCGCCGTGGACTGCGCGTCGGGGTGGTCAGTCGCGGTTATGGTGCCAAGCCACCGCAACTGCCGTGGCGGGTCGAGGCCGGGCACAGCGCCGAGGTTGCCGGTGACGAGCCGCTGCTGATCGTCCAGCGCACCGGCGTGCCGCTGATGATCGATCCTGATCGCAGCGCCGCCGTCAAAGCCCTGCTCGCCAGTGAGCCGCTCGATCTGATCCTCTCCGACGACGGCATGCAGCATTACCGCCTCGCGCGGGATCTGGAATTGGTGCTGATCGATGCCGCCCGTGGCCTCGGCAACAAACGCTGTCTGCCGGCCGGGCCGTTGCGTGAGCCTATCGAGCGTCTGAAAAGTGTCGACGGCGTGCTGTTCAACGGTGCCCTGGATGATCGCGACGATGGTTTCGCCTTTCGCCTGCAACCCACTGCGCTGGTCAATCTGCGCAGCGGCGAGCGCAAACCCCTCGATCATTTCCCGGCAGGCCAGGCCGTGCACGCGGTCGCCGGCATCGGCAATCCGCAACGTTTCTTCAATACCCTCGAAGCGCTAGACTGGCGCGCAGTGCCCCATGCGTTTGCCGACCACGCCGAATACAGCGTGCAAGCCTTGAATTTCACCCCGTCATTGCCGTTGGTGATGACCGAAAAGGATGCGGTCAAGTGCCGTGCCTTCGCTGCGGACGACTGGTGGTATCTGGCGGTCGATGCCGTGCCGTCGCCGGCCTTCGTGGCCTGGTTCGACACACAGCTGATACGCCTGTTGCCGGATCGTCTTTTGCCTTAA
- a CDS encoding ExbD/TolR family protein produces the protein MKFRRKPRETVDINLASLIDVVFILLLFFVVTTTFTRETQLRVDLPEAVSGSPAEDQQVKQLDVAISAEGVFSVNNKILPKNDLATLMEAMQKESNGDTNMPLSISADGKAQHQSVITAMDAAGKLGFSHLRMTTVEAAPKS, from the coding sequence GTGAAATTCCGTCGCAAGCCCCGGGAAACCGTGGACATCAACCTCGCGTCGCTGATCGACGTGGTGTTCATCCTGCTGCTGTTTTTCGTAGTGACCACCACCTTCACCCGTGAAACCCAGCTGCGCGTGGACCTGCCGGAAGCCGTCAGCGGCTCGCCGGCCGAAGACCAGCAGGTCAAACAGCTCGACGTTGCGATCAGTGCCGAAGGCGTGTTTTCGGTGAACAACAAAATTCTGCCGAAAAACGATCTGGCAACGCTGATGGAAGCCATGCAGAAAGAATCCAACGGCGACACCAACATGCCGTTGTCGATCAGTGCCGATGGCAAGGCGCAGCATCAATCGGTGATCACCGCCATGGACGCGGCCGGCAAGCTTGGTTTCAGCCATCTGCGCATGACGACGGTCGAGGCGGCGCCGAAATCCTGA
- a CDS encoding MotA/TolQ/ExbB proton channel family protein, with the protein MWELVKSGGWMMLPIILSSIAAMAIVAERLWTLRASRVTPEHLLGQVWVWIKDKQLNKEKLKELRANSPLGEILAAGLANSKHGREIMKECIEEAAARVIHELERYINALGTIAAMAPLLGLLGTVLGMIDIFSAFTGSGMTTNASVLAGGISKALITTAAGLMVGIPAVFFHRFLQRRIDELVVGMEQEAIKLVEVVQGDRDVDLSEGKA; encoded by the coding sequence GTGTGGGAATTGGTCAAATCCGGCGGCTGGATGATGTTGCCGATCATTCTGAGTTCCATCGCGGCCATGGCGATCGTTGCCGAGCGTCTGTGGACCCTGCGCGCCAGTCGCGTCACCCCCGAGCATTTGCTGGGCCAGGTCTGGGTCTGGATCAAGGACAAGCAGCTCAACAAGGAAAAACTCAAGGAACTGCGCGCCAACTCGCCGCTGGGGGAAATCCTCGCGGCCGGCCTGGCCAACTCCAAGCATGGTCGCGAGATCATGAAAGAGTGCATCGAAGAGGCCGCCGCGCGGGTCATTCATGAACTTGAACGCTACATCAACGCCCTCGGCACCATCGCGGCCATGGCGCCGCTGCTCGGTTTGCTCGGCACCGTGTTGGGCATGATCGATATTTTCAGTGCGTTCACTGGTTCCGGCATGACCACCAACGCTTCGGTATTGGCGGGCGGTATCTCCAAGGCGCTGATTACCACCGCAGCAGGCCTGATGGTCGGCATTCCGGCGGTATTCTTCCACCGCTTCCTGCAACGTCGTATCGATGAGCTGGTGGTCGGCATGGAGCAGGAAGCAATCAAACTGGTCGAAGTGGTGCAGGGCGACCGTGACGTCGACCTCTCTGAGGGCAAAGCGTGA
- a CDS encoding DNA internalization-related competence protein ComEC/Rec2, producing MRTGMMALAVGLLAPVFMPALPPVGLLVVLPVVALMLLPFRSYPLACFLFGFTWACVGALWALNDRLPPRLDGETRWVEGRVVGLPQSSDGVVRFELADARSRHATLPSLMRLAWYAGPPVKSGERWRLAVKLKRPGGLLNPDAFDYEAWLLAQRIGATGTIKDGQRLTPARNAWRDSLRQRLLAVDAQGREGALAALVLGDGSGLSREDWQTLQDTGTVHLLVISGQHIGLLAAVVYLLVAGLARYGLWPLRWPWLPWACGLAFAAALGYGLLAGFDVPVQRACVMVALVLLWRLRFRHLGAWWPLLLAFNGVLLLDPLASLRPGFWLSFAAVAVLILTFGGRLGAWRWWQTWTRAQWLIAIGLCPVLLALSLPISVSGPLANLLAVPWVSLVVLPPALLGTLLLPVPYVGEGLLWLAGGLIDWLFIGLALIAGQWPAWIPAAIPFWALAVGGLGAVLLLLPRGVPLRPLGWPLMLLLVLPPREPIEEGQADIWQLDVGQGLAILIRTRHHAVLYDAGPRVGDFDLGERVVLPALRKLNVQKLDLMLLSHADADHAGGARAVRRGLPVARIVSGDPLNLPAELNAAACESGEQWQWDGVQFQLWQWSDADDSNQRSCVLQIEANGERLLLTGDIDTHAERVLLGSPLAVPTQWLQSPHHGSRSSSSMALLNALQAQSVLISRGHGNAFGHPHPTVLARYRKQGLRIYDSAEQGAIHLQLGRFKPPWTMRQQRRFWRDPPAPGH from the coding sequence ATGCGCACAGGGATGATGGCGCTGGCAGTCGGTCTGCTGGCCCCGGTTTTCATGCCGGCGTTGCCGCCGGTCGGTTTGTTGGTGGTGCTGCCAGTGGTGGCGTTGATGCTGCTGCCCTTTCGCAGCTATCCATTGGCGTGTTTTCTGTTTGGCTTCACCTGGGCCTGCGTCGGCGCGCTGTGGGCGCTGAACGATCGCTTGCCGCCGCGCCTGGACGGCGAAACCCGCTGGGTCGAAGGGCGGGTGGTCGGCTTGCCGCAGAGCAGTGACGGCGTGGTGCGTTTCGAGCTGGCCGATGCGCGCTCACGCCATGCAACGCTGCCGTCGCTGATGCGCCTGGCCTGGTACGCCGGACCGCCGGTGAAAAGCGGTGAGCGCTGGCGCCTGGCGGTGAAGCTGAAGCGCCCCGGTGGCCTGCTCAATCCAGATGCGTTCGATTATGAGGCCTGGCTGTTGGCGCAGCGCATCGGCGCGACGGGTACGATCAAGGACGGCCAACGCCTCACGCCAGCCCGCAATGCCTGGCGCGACAGTCTTCGTCAGCGCTTGCTGGCAGTGGATGCACAGGGACGCGAGGGCGCGCTGGCCGCGCTGGTGCTGGGCGATGGTTCCGGTCTCAGCCGCGAGGACTGGCAAACTTTGCAGGACACCGGCACCGTGCATTTGCTGGTGATCTCCGGCCAGCACATTGGTTTGCTCGCGGCCGTGGTGTATCTGCTGGTCGCCGGACTGGCGCGCTACGGGTTGTGGCCGCTGCGCTGGCCCTGGCTGCCGTGGGCCTGCGGTCTGGCATTCGCCGCAGCGCTTGGTTACGGCTTGCTCGCCGGGTTCGATGTGCCGGTGCAGCGCGCCTGTGTGATGGTGGCGCTGGTGCTGTTATGGCGCCTGCGCTTTCGCCATCTCGGTGCATGGTGGCCGTTGTTACTGGCATTCAACGGCGTGTTGTTGCTTGATCCGCTGGCGAGTCTGCGGCCTGGGTTCTGGCTGTCCTTTGCTGCGGTGGCGGTGCTGATTCTCACCTTCGGCGGGCGGCTGGGCGCGTGGCGCTGGTGGCAGACCTGGACGCGCGCGCAGTGGTTGATCGCGATCGGGTTGTGCCCGGTGTTGCTGGCCTTGAGCCTGCCGATCAGTGTGAGCGGGCCGCTGGCGAACCTGCTGGCGGTGCCTTGGGTCAGCCTTGTGGTGCTGCCGCCGGCATTGCTCGGAACGTTGTTATTGCCTGTGCCCTATGTTGGCGAAGGGCTGCTGTGGCTGGCGGGCGGCCTGATCGACTGGCTGTTTATCGGGCTTGCGCTGATCGCCGGACAATGGCCGGCGTGGATACCCGCAGCCATTCCATTCTGGGCACTGGCGGTGGGCGGCCTCGGCGCGGTCTTATTGCTTTTGCCCCGTGGCGTACCGCTGCGCCCATTGGGCTGGCCGCTGATGTTGCTATTGGTGCTACCGCCCCGAGAACCAATAGAAGAAGGGCAGGCCGATATCTGGCAACTCGACGTCGGCCAAGGTCTTGCCATCCTGATTCGCACCCGCCACCACGCGGTTCTGTATGACGCCGGCCCGCGTGTTGGTGATTTTGATCTGGGCGAACGCGTGGTGCTGCCTGCGCTACGCAAACTCAACGTGCAAAAGCTCGATTTGATGCTGCTCAGCCACGCCGATGCCGATCACGCCGGCGGTGCCCGGGCGGTGAGGCGCGGCTTGCCGGTGGCGCGGATCGTCAGCGGCGATCCGCTAAACCTGCCGGCGGAACTGAACGCCGCAGCCTGTGAAAGTGGCGAGCAGTGGCAGTGGGATGGCGTGCAGTTCCAGCTCTGGCAATGGTCGGACGCGGATGACAGCAATCAGCGGTCCTGTGTGTTGCAAATCGAGGCCAATGGCGAACGCCTGTTGCTCACCGGCGACATCGACACGCACGCCGAACGCGTCCTGCTCGGCAGCCCTCTCGCGGTGCCGACGCAATGGCTGCAATCACCGCATCACGGCAGCCGCAGCTCATCATCGATGGCCCTGCTAAACGCGCTGCAAGCGCAATCGGTACTGATCTCCCGAGGCCATGGCAATGCCTTCGGTCACCCGCATCCGACCGTGCTTGCGCGCTATCGCAAGCAAGGCCTGCGCATCTACGACAGCGCCGAGCAGGGCGCCATTCATTTGCAACTGGGTCGCTTCAAACCGCCGTGGACGATGCGTCAACAGCGACGTTTCTGGCGTGATCCGCCTGCGCCCGGCCATTGA
- a CDS encoding DUF2062 domain-containing protein: MPRRLFKRYMPDPTSIREHKSLRFLGTLLHDPNLWHLNRHSVARAMAVGLFAAFLPIPAQMLVAAALAVMVRGNMPIAVSLVWLTNPITMPAVFFCTYQAGAFLMDVPARHLPDELTWEWISGELSTLWQPFLLGSVVVGLVLGALAYCLVMLYWRWWVARQWRRRKKSRQK; encoded by the coding sequence ATGCCCCGGCGCTTATTCAAACGATACATGCCCGACCCGACGAGCATCAGGGAACACAAATCCTTACGCTTTCTCGGCACGTTGCTGCATGACCCTAACCTCTGGCACCTCAATCGCCATTCGGTCGCCCGGGCGATGGCGGTTGGCCTGTTCGCGGCCTTCCTGCCGATCCCGGCGCAGATGCTGGTGGCGGCTGCGCTGGCGGTGATGGTGCGCGGCAATATGCCGATCGCGGTGAGTCTGGTCTGGCTGACCAATCCGATCACCATGCCGGCGGTGTTCTTCTGCACCTATCAGGCCGGCGCGTTCTTGATGGACGTGCCCGCACGGCACCTGCCGGATGAGCTGACCTGGGAATGGATCAGCGGTGAACTGTCAACGTTGTGGCAGCCGTTTCTGCTGGGTTCGGTGGTGGTCGGCCTGGTGCTGGGCGCCCTCGCCTATTGCCTGGTGATGCTGTACTGGCGTTGGTGGGTGGCGCGGCAATGGCGGCGGCGCAAGAAAAGTCGACAGAAATGA
- a CDS encoding ABC transporter permease: MSSEFGPNLVALQTIVYREVKRFMRIWPQTLLPPAITMVLYFVIFGNLIGRQIGDMGGFTYMEYIVPGLIMMSVITNSYGNVVSSFFGSKFQRSIEELMVSPVSPHTILIGFTIGGVLRGLAVGLIVTILSLFFTDLQVHHLGVTILVVVLTATIFSLLGFINAVFARNFDDISIIATFVLTPLTYLGGVFYSITLLPPFWQTVSLANPVLHMVNAFRYGILGVSDIRIGIAITFMLVATVVLYLGCARLLVSGRGMRT, encoded by the coding sequence ATGAGTTCCGAGTTCGGTCCCAACCTTGTCGCCCTGCAAACCATCGTTTACCGCGAAGTCAAACGCTTCATGCGGATCTGGCCGCAGACGCTGCTGCCCCCGGCCATTACCATGGTTCTGTACTTTGTAATCTTTGGTAACCTGATCGGCCGGCAGATCGGCGATATGGGTGGCTTCACCTACATGGAGTACATCGTGCCGGGGCTGATCATGATGTCGGTGATCACCAACTCCTACGGCAACGTGGTTTCCAGCTTTTTCGGCAGCAAGTTCCAGCGCTCGATCGAAGAACTGATGGTTTCGCCGGTGTCACCGCACACGATCTTGATCGGCTTCACCATTGGCGGCGTATTGCGCGGTTTGGCGGTGGGTTTGATCGTGACGATTCTGTCGCTGTTTTTCACCGATTTGCAGGTACATCACCTTGGCGTGACCATTCTGGTGGTGGTGCTGACGGCGACGATCTTTTCGCTGCTGGGTTTTATCAACGCGGTATTTGCGCGTAACTTCGACGATATCTCGATCATCGCGACTTTCGTGCTGACCCCGCTGACCTACCTGGGCGGCGTGTTCTACTCGATCACCTTGCTGCCGCCGTTCTGGCAGACCGTGTCGCTGGCCAACCCTGTGCTGCACATGGTCAATGCGTTCCGCTACGGGATTCTCGGTGTGTCGGATATTCGCATCGGCATTGCCATCACCTTCATGCTGGTGGCGACGGTGGTGCTGTATCTCGGCTGTGCGCGGTTGCTGGTGAGCGGGCGCGGGATGCGCACCTGA
- a CDS encoding ABC transporter ATP-binding protein, giving the protein MSSALSIRQLTKTYGNGFQALSGIDLDVAEGDFFALLGPNGAGKSTTIGILSTLVNKTSGTVNIFGHDLDKNPAALKRSIGVVPQEFNFNQFEKTFDIVVTQAGYYGIPAKIAKERAEQYLTQLGLWDKRDVPSRSLSGGMKRRLMIARALVHEPRLLILDEPTAGVDIELRRSMWTFLTELNQKGITIILTTHYLEEAEQLCRNIGIIDHGTIVENTSMRQLLSQLHVETFLLDLKGDLSAAPQLVGYPSRLVDAHTLEVQVDKSMGITALFGQLALQNIEVLSLRNKTNRLEELFVSLVEKNLSKVAV; this is encoded by the coding sequence ATGAGTTCCGCTCTGTCCATCCGGCAGCTAACCAAAACCTACGGCAACGGGTTCCAGGCCTTGAGTGGTATCGATCTGGACGTCGCCGAAGGTGATTTTTTCGCCTTGCTCGGCCCCAACGGTGCCGGCAAATCCACAACCATCGGCATTCTCTCGACCCTGGTCAACAAGACCAGCGGCACAGTGAATATCTTCGGCCATGACCTGGACAAGAACCCGGCGGCGCTCAAGCGCTCGATCGGCGTCGTGCCTCAGGAATTCAACTTCAACCAGTTCGAAAAGACCTTCGACATCGTCGTGACCCAGGCCGGTTACTACGGCATTCCGGCGAAGATCGCCAAGGAACGCGCCGAGCAGTACCTGACCCAGCTCGGCCTGTGGGACAAGCGCGATGTGCCGTCGCGTTCGCTGTCCGGCGGCATGAAGCGGCGCCTGATGATCGCCCGTGCGCTGGTGCATGAGCCACGTCTGCTGATCCTCGATGAGCCGACCGCCGGCGTCGACATCGAGTTGCGCCGTTCGATGTGGACGTTCCTCACCGAGCTGAACCAGAAAGGCATCACCATCATCCTGACCACGCATTATCTGGAAGAGGCGGAACAGTTGTGCCGCAACATCGGCATCATCGACCACGGCACGATTGTCGAGAACACCAGCATGCGCCAGTTGCTCAGTCAGTTGCATGTCGAGACCTTCCTGCTTGATCTCAAGGGCGATCTGTCTGCCGCGCCGCAGTTGGTCGGCTACCCGTCGCGGCTGGTCGATGCGCACACGCTGGAAGTCCAGGTCGACAAGTCGATGGGCATCACCGCGCTGTTTGGCCAACTGGCACTGCAGAACATCGAAGTGCTGAGCCTGCGTAACAAAACCAATCGCCTTGAGGAGTTGTTCGTGTCCCTGGTGGAGAAAAATCTGTCGAAGGTGGCGGTATGA
- a CDS encoding glutathione S-transferase family protein, whose protein sequence is MLKIWGRKNSSNVRKPLWAAEELGLAYEAIDAGGAFGVVDTPEYRAMNPNGRVPVIEDDGFVLWESNAIVRYLLAKHAPDSAWYPADPQARATADKWMDWTTSSFAGPFRTVFWGVLRTPAEQQDWKAINAAIKECDELLNMADHALISQPYLSGNDIGMGDIPLGSFIYAWFEMPIERAPQPHLQAWYERLKQRPAYRKAVMTALT, encoded by the coding sequence ATGCTGAAGATCTGGGGACGGAAAAATTCGTCGAACGTCAGGAAGCCTTTGTGGGCTGCCGAAGAGTTGGGCCTGGCCTACGAGGCCATCGATGCCGGGGGCGCGTTCGGCGTGGTCGACACGCCCGAGTACCGGGCGATGAATCCGAATGGCCGGGTGCCGGTGATCGAAGACGACGGTTTCGTGCTGTGGGAATCCAATGCCATCGTCCGCTACCTGCTGGCCAAACATGCGCCGGACAGCGCCTGGTATCCGGCAGACCCACAAGCCCGCGCCACGGCGGACAAGTGGATGGACTGGACCACCTCCAGTTTTGCCGGGCCCTTTCGCACTGTGTTCTGGGGTGTGCTGCGCACGCCTGCCGAGCAGCAGGACTGGAAGGCGATCAACGCCGCGATCAAGGAATGTGATGAGTTGCTGAACATGGCCGACCATGCGCTGATCAGCCAGCCCTATCTCTCCGGCAATGACATCGGCATGGGCGACATCCCGTTGGGCAGCTTCATTTATGCCTGGTTCGAAATGCCCATCGAACGGGCACCACAACCGCATCTGCAAGCGTGGTACGAGCGCCTGAAGCAGCGTCCGGCGTACCGGAAAGCGGTCATGACCGCGTTGACTTGA
- a CDS encoding transglutaminase-like domain-containing protein, protein MHEYLSPGRFIDSDHPAVVEFAERHRGASHDPRKQAISLYYAVREAVRYNPYTFSRDPQTLRGSYALAAGESYCVPKATLLAGCARHCGIAARIGLADVRNHLSTPRLLELLKSDVFAMHGYTELFLDGRWVKATPAFNQQLCELFNVAALEFDGINDSVFHPYNRDGALLMEYLIDHGQFTDVPETFFFEHLEKCYPHLFSAHLPVLLGDMQTDLSRT, encoded by the coding sequence ATGCACGAGTATCTGAGCCCCGGCCGCTTCATCGATAGTGACCACCCGGCGGTGGTGGAGTTCGCCGAGCGGCATCGCGGCGCCAGCCATGATCCGCGTAAGCAGGCGATCAGTCTTTACTACGCCGTGCGCGAGGCGGTGCGTTATAACCCCTACACCTTCAGCCGGGATCCGCAAACCTTGCGTGGCAGCTACGCGCTGGCAGCGGGGGAGAGTTACTGCGTGCCGAAAGCCACGCTGCTCGCCGGTTGCGCGCGGCATTGTGGAATTGCGGCGCGCATCGGTCTGGCCGATGTGCGCAATCACCTGTCGACGCCGCGTCTGCTCGAGTTGCTGAAAAGCGATGTGTTTGCCATGCATGGCTATACCGAGCTGTTTCTCGATGGCCGCTGGGTCAAGGCCACTCCGGCGTTCAATCAGCAACTGTGCGAGTTGTTCAACGTTGCAGCGCTGGAGTTCGATGGCATCAACGACAGCGTGTTCCATCCGTACAATCGCGACGGCGCGCTGTTGATGGAGTATCTGATCGATCACGGCCAGTTCACCGACGTGCCGGAAACCTTCTTCTTCGAACACCTGGAAAAGTGTTACCCGCATCTGTTCAGTGCACATTTGCCGGTCCTGCTGGGCGATATGCAGACGGATTTGAGTCGCACCTGA